Within Gilvibacter sp. SZ-19, the genomic segment CGTATAAACCTGCGTTTAAACCGCTAACGTCTATTGTGTTTTCAGCAATCATATTGGGTTCAAGCTGTCTTCCGTCCATAGTGAATAATTTCAGAGTAAATGAGGTTCCTCCTCCTTGGATCTTTAATAAATCTGTCGCCGGGTTGGGATATACCACAATACGGTCCGAATCGAATTCAGGAACATCTAAAAAGCTAACCTCACAAGTCTCACTAACGTTAAAAGTCCAACCAGTGAATTGTTCGCATCCCAAAGGACAATCTCCTCCGGCGATATAAAATCGTACATCGTCTTCTATAAAAACAATATCACAAACTTCCGCACTAGCACCTCCGGGTAAAGTAAAAGGTACTCCAGTATAATTGAATCGATAATTAATGTCTGTGTCAGGGCTGGCAGAACTAATTATTTCTAAGGCGTCGAAGTCACTTGCTATAGGAATTATGTTTAAGGCATCTTCCGTTGTCTCTATCCAAAGGAAAAAACTGCCACTACCGGTTATGAACGAACTTACCTCCTCAAAACTGTAGGTTTCTATCAAGGCATCAAATTCTGGAATTCCCGAGAGCCCAGTTTCCAAATATGGATCTACCCACGAAGGGTCGTAAGGAGCAGCCATTAAAATTCCGCGATGATACACAGTAGGCATATATTCTACGTTCACGTGAATATTAAGCGGGCCAAATATGCTGTCTAACATAGGTTCCTCAATAATGTTGGCATGTAATGCACTGAGTCGTTCCAGATAATAGTCTAAGCGAGATTCGTCTATAAAAGGCTCGTTGTAGTCTGGGTCATCGGGGTTGGATTGAATTTCTCTGAGCAATAAGATCTTCGCATCAGTCAGATAATTCTCCATTATATAATCCGAAGTAAAACACTGAGCAAAACTATGTGCCGTTAGGAATATTAACAGCAAAGTAATTATCCTTTTCACGGGTGCAATTTTTTAATTAGCTTAAAGTTAACTAATTATACTTAAGCTTACGCAAAATGCGAACACATTCCCTGTAGGAGTCATAGACCCCTTTGCTGTAAGCTTTCAAAAAGGGTTTCGCCTCTACCAGTTTGTCTTTTGCGTCTGGAAAATCGTTGAGATAACAGATCAAATAAGTGTTGGGTAAATTCCGTATATCCTGAATCTCCATTTTGGTCAATGGAATTTCCTTTTTCAGCTTTTCCAAAAGGGCATTGTTGGCGTTGTAAAAATGATGCAAGGTCTTTTTGTCAAACTGGGGCGGGTCAAAAAGCAATTGGGTCTCGATAGTGTAGGAGCCGTTGTCTTCAAATTTTATAAGCACCTCCTCTAAAGGGTAGTACTTGGTCTGATTGTTCAATCCCAAGCTCACATATTCCACGATCTTGAAAAAATCGTCATTGTATTTTATGCTAACTTCATCTAGCGCCGAATAGAACAAACGTTTTTGTTCGTTGATCAACTCTATATCTACTCGGGAGTAATAAGTTTCATCTTTAACCTGCTTGGTATGTCCTGCCCAGCAAAGCACGAATAATTCTTTAAAGACCTTGTAGTGAGAAGGCATATCGGCGTGCCGGTTATTGATAAAATCGATCACCCCGTCCAAGGTGAGCTCAATATTGTTTCTGGCATGCTGCTCAATGGCGGCAACAATTTCTGAATTGTGATCTACCAATTCAATATCAAAGGCCTGAGGTTTAGAAATACTGCCTTCTCTAAAGAACACAGTACCGCCCCAATACTTCCAAATATTCTTTCGCAAAGAGGTGATCTCATTTATGGAACGAATGGTAACCAAGCCAACCACTTTGCCATCTTCCAAATCTGGAAAGTTGATATTCTCGTATTGGATCTGCGGCGGATTGGTCAAATAGGCATTGATCAGGTTTTGGATCTTGGAATCGTCAAAGAAATCAACCCCAACGATCTCGTTGTTAGCGTCTTCTACCCCAATGATGATATAGGAATTGTTCGCCGGATTCGAATTGCTGAGCGCGCAGATATGCTTCAGAAATTTCGCCTTCCCCTCTTTAGAGCCAATATCAATACGGCGTTTCTTATCGTAGAAACTACTCTCGTCATTATGAGCGAGCAAGTATTTGACAAGCAGCCGTTTATTGAGCATGTATTAGGCTTGTTTATTCACGATCATAGACGATGCCTGATCCACACACATCATGGTAAGATCTGCAATGTTTACATGTGGCGGACGCGTCACTGCAAACCAAATGGCCTCCGCAACATCTTCTGGTTTTAAAGGAGTATAGCCTTTATAGACTTGGTCGGCTCTTTCGGAATCGCCTTTGAATCGCACTTCGCTGAATTCGGTCTGCACTAGCCCTGGGTTTACCGCTCCCACGCGGATAGGAGTTCCGTTGAGGTCCATGCGCATGCCTTGGTTAATGGCATCGACAGCATGTTTACTTGCGCAATAGACATTTCCTTTGGGATACACCTCTTTCCCAGCAGTAGAACCAATGTTGATTATATGGCCTTTTCCTCTTTCCAGCATGCCTGGAAGTACTGCCTGGGTTACATACAATAAGCCCTTTACGTTGATATCCATCATGGCATCCCAATCGTTGCTATTGCCCTCTTGTATGAGGTCCAAACCGTGCGCATTCCCAGCATTATTAACCAAAATGTCAATATTCTTAAACGCTTCTGGCAGGCTATCAATCGCTTTATTTACTGCGGATTTATCTCGCACATCGAATTGCAAAGGGTGCACACTGGTGTGTTCAGACAGTTCTTGACTTATTTGCTGGAGACGCTCTGATCTACGTCCGCATAAAATGAGTTTTACACCTTCTTTAGCCATAAGACGGGCTGTGGCTTGTCCAATTCCCGAGGTGGCACCTGTAATTAAGGCTATCGAATTCTTCATGTATTCTGGCAATTTTGTAATTGAAAATAATGCATTTTTAGACACTTCTGGAAGCGCAAATTTGAAACCCTGATTTTAAACGTTATTATCCTCTTAAAAGCAGGTCTTAAAATTTATAAAAAACGCTTATTTTTCAGGCCGTTGCACAGCTTATGTTATCAAGAACTTTTAACCAACTGTTAACAAGACTTGTCGCAGAAAATAGGCAATTTGCGCATACTAAAATTACCATCAGAAAAAATCAGTAAAAACAGCATTTATGGAACAAGCTACGGCAAGTGTTGATATAGGAGCATTAAATGCAAAAATTGAACAGGAGAGCGCCTTTGTGGACCTGCTAACCTTAGAGATGAACAAGGTGATCGTGGGGCAAAAGCACATGATAGAGCGCCTTTTAATAGGCCTTTTAGGACAAGGACATATCTTACTAGAAGGGGTGCCTGGTCTTGCTAAAACCTTGGCCATTAATACACTATCTCAGGCAGTGCACGGCAGTTTTAGCCGTATTCAGTTTACTCCGGACCTGCTCCCGGCAGACGTTATCGGAACCCTTATTTACAACATCAAAGAAAACGACTTTAGCATAAAGAAAGGACCCATCTTTGCCAACTTTGTCTTGGCAGATGAGATAAACCGTGCGCCGGCCAAAGTACAATCGGCCTTATTGGAAGCGATGCAAGAAAAGCAGGTTACCATCGGTGATGAGACCTTTCCGTTGGACAGACCATTCTTGGTTATGGCCACCCAAAACCCAATTGAGCAAGAAGGAACTTATCCGCTTCCGGAGGCTCAAGTAGACCGTTTTATGCTAAAAACGGTAATCAATTATCCGCAGCAAGCAGAAGAGCAACTGATCATCCGCGCCAACTTAAAAGGTGCTTTTGAAAAGGTGAATCAAGTGGTGACCTTAGAACAGATCACCCGAGCGCAGCAAGCGGTGCGTGAAGTTTATATGGATGAGAAGATCGAGAAATACATACTCGATATCATCTTTGCTACTAGAAATCCGAAGCAATTTGGATTGGCTGAGCTAGAAGGCCTTATTGGCTTTGGAGCCTCACCGCGTGGTAGTATCAACTTGGCCATGGCCTCTAAGTGTTATGCATTCATAAAGCGAAGAGGTTATGTGATTCCAGAAGACGTTCGTGCAGTGGTTCACGATGTTTTGCGTCACCGTATCGGGATCACCTATGAGGCTGAAGCAGAAAATATTGACTCCGTAGCCATTATCAACAAGATTGTCAATCAGATCGAAGTACCATAGAAGCGCACCTTACTAACCAAGACCAACTCAAGAGAGTAAAGTAATGGATACAGCAGCACTTCTTAAGAAAGTTCGGAAGATAGAGATCAAAACACGCCGCCTAAGCGACCACATCTTTGGCGGAGAGTACCACTCTACCTTTAAGGGCCGTGGTATGACCTTTAGCGAGGTACGTCAATACCAATACGGTGACGATGTACGTAACATCGACTGGAACGTAACGGCGCGTTATAACGAGCCTTTTGTCAAAGTCTTTGAAGAAGAACGCGAGCTAACTCTAATGCTTTTGGTAGATGTCAGTGGTTCTGAGCTATTCGGTACCAAGGAGCAGTTCAAAGAAGAATTCATCACCGAGATCGCTGCTACTTTGGCTTTTTCTGCCCTGCAGAACAACGACAAGGTAGGCCTACTGCTTTTTTCGGATCAGATAGAACTGTTCATTCCGCCTAAAAAAGGAAAATCGCACATACTCAGAATCATTCGCGAGCTTTTGGAATTTGAACCTAAAAGCAGACGTACAGATTTAGATCAGGCTTTAAAATATTTGATCAATGTGATGAAAAAGAAGGCCATTGTTTTTGTGCTTTCTGATTTTATGACAGATCAGTACAAGGATACGGTGAAGCTAGTAGCGCGCAAGCACGACCTTACAGGAATCCGCATATACGATCCGCGAGAAGAAGAGATTCCGAACCTTGGAGTGGTACAAATGCTAGATGGCGAAACGGGAGAAAGCATGCTGGTCAATACTGGGTCTAAATCGGTCAGAAAAAATTATAACCGCTATTATCGCGAACGTGTAGACTACTTCCAAGAGGTGTTCTTAAAGAGCGGGAGTGGTCAGATCTCTTGTCGAATAGACGAGAGTTACGTAAAGAAATTATTGGGCTATTTTAAAAACAGAGCATAGCTTGAAAAGGCTTTTTACATACAATATTTCATTAGTTGGGCGATTATTCGCCCTCTTGTCGCTTTCGTGTGCGGCACAGTTACAGGCACAAGTCCGCGCCGAATTAGATTCCACCAAGATCAAGATAGGCGAGGAACTACGCTACCGACTCATTGTAGAATCAGACACTACAGAGATAGTCCAAATGCCAGAAGGGCAAACTTTCTTGCCGTTGGAGGTTATAGAGACCTACCCCATCGATACTGCTTATAATCAGCAGCGCCAAACATTGATAAGAGAGTACGGCCTCACCCAATTTGACAGCGGGCAGTATTTGATACCCAGACAACGTGTTATTATAGGGGAGAAGGCCTTTTTTACGGACTCTTTACTCATTGAGATCGACGACGTAGTGGTAGATACCACCAAGCAGAAGATGTTCGATATTCGGGAACGCATGGATGTTGGTAAACGTCCGGCCAACCTCAAATGGCTCTGGATAGTTCTCCTGCTTGCAGCCATTGGTGGCGGAGTGTATTGGTTCTTAAAGCGCAAAAAAGAGAAAGCAGAAGCAGAAGCTGCTATCCCGCCTTATGAAGAGGCCATTGCGGCTTTAAAGGCATTGGATGAGTCGCCGCTTGCCATGCAAAAGGGCTCTAAAGATTATTATTCGGCACTTACGGAGATCGTAAAACGCTACTTGGATAGAGAAGTTGATTCGGCAGCTCTTGAGAGTACCTCTGCAGAACTTATAACGCGACTGCAAATGCACAAGGACGCAGGTAGTTTTGCTTTTAGCGACAACATGATCAAGGCTTTAGACAGTATTCTAAAGCGTGCGGATCTGGTGAAGTTTGCGAAGCAACAGATCGCTCCGGAGATCGCAGCGGCAGACCGTCAAGAGCTGGAACAAGTGGTCAATCAGACCAAAGAAGCCATTCCGGAGCCAACAGAGGAAGAACTTTTAGAGGACTTGCAGTATCAGGAAGAGCTCAGAAAACAACAACTCAGAAAACGCTGGATCATAGGCACACTGGCTGGAATTGGAGTATTGGTGATAACCACCGGAATTCTTGCGGCAACTTTAGGAGTTGACTATTTAAAAGACAATCTCATTGGTCACCCTACCAAAGAACTGGTAGAATCCACTTGGTATTTGAGCGAGTATGGCGATCCGGCAGTGATCATAGAAACTCCAGAGATCTTGGTGCGCAAAGAAATTGTGCTACCAGATTCTGCCATAGAGATCGTAAAGGACATGAGTTCCTTCTCCTACGGAAGCTATGTGGACAATTTCTACATCGCTG encodes:
- a CDS encoding ATP-binding protein; translated protein: MLNKRLLVKYLLAHNDESSFYDKKRRIDIGSKEGKAKFLKHICALSNSNPANNSYIIIGVEDANNEIVGVDFFDDSKIQNLINAYLTNPPQIQYENINFPDLEDGKVVGLVTIRSINEITSLRKNIWKYWGGTVFFREGSISKPQAFDIELVDHNSEIVAAIEQHARNNIELTLDGVIDFINNRHADMPSHYKVFKELFVLCWAGHTKQVKDETYYSRVDIELINEQKRLFYSALDEVSIKYNDDFFKIVEYVSLGLNNQTKYYPLEEVLIKFEDNGSYTIETQLLFDPPQFDKKTLHHFYNANNALLEKLKKEIPLTKMEIQDIRNLPNTYLICYLNDFPDAKDKLVEAKPFLKAYSKGVYDSYRECVRILRKLKYN
- a CDS encoding SDR family NAD(P)-dependent oxidoreductase, producing the protein MKNSIALITGATSGIGQATARLMAKEGVKLILCGRRSERLQQISQELSEHTSVHPLQFDVRDKSAVNKAIDSLPEAFKNIDILVNNAGNAHGLDLIQEGNSNDWDAMMDINVKGLLYVTQAVLPGMLERGKGHIINIGSTAGKEVYPKGNVYCASKHAVDAINQGMRMDLNGTPIRVGAVNPGLVQTEFSEVRFKGDSERADQVYKGYTPLKPEDVAEAIWFAVTRPPHVNIADLTMMCVDQASSMIVNKQA
- a CDS encoding T9SS type A sorting domain-containing protein, giving the protein MKRIITLLLIFLTAHSFAQCFTSDYIMENYLTDAKILLLREIQSNPDDPDYNEPFIDESRLDYYLERLSALHANIIEEPMLDSIFGPLNIHVNVEYMPTVYHRGILMAAPYDPSWVDPYLETGLSGIPEFDALIETYSFEEVSSFITGSGSFFLWIETTEDALNIIPIASDFDALEIISSASPDTDINYRFNYTGVPFTLPGGASAEVCDIVFIEDDVRFYIAGGDCPLGCEQFTGWTFNVSETCEVSFLDVPEFDSDRIVVYPNPATDLLKIQGGGTSFTLKLFTMDGRQLEPNMIAENTIDVSGLNAGLYVLKVTDLKGDSVTKTVIIN
- a CDS encoding MoxR family ATPase — its product is MEQATASVDIGALNAKIEQESAFVDLLTLEMNKVIVGQKHMIERLLIGLLGQGHILLEGVPGLAKTLAINTLSQAVHGSFSRIQFTPDLLPADVIGTLIYNIKENDFSIKKGPIFANFVLADEINRAPAKVQSALLEAMQEKQVTIGDETFPLDRPFLVMATQNPIEQEGTYPLPEAQVDRFMLKTVINYPQQAEEQLIIRANLKGAFEKVNQVVTLEQITRAQQAVREVYMDEKIEKYILDIIFATRNPKQFGLAELEGLIGFGASPRGSINLAMASKCYAFIKRRGYVIPEDVRAVVHDVLRHRIGITYEAEAENIDSVAIINKIVNQIEVP
- a CDS encoding DUF58 domain-containing protein, which gives rise to MDTAALLKKVRKIEIKTRRLSDHIFGGEYHSTFKGRGMTFSEVRQYQYGDDVRNIDWNVTARYNEPFVKVFEEERELTLMLLVDVSGSELFGTKEQFKEEFITEIAATLAFSALQNNDKVGLLLFSDQIELFIPPKKGKSHILRIIRELLEFEPKSRRTDLDQALKYLINVMKKKAIVFVLSDFMTDQYKDTVKLVARKHDLTGIRIYDPREEEIPNLGVVQMLDGETGESMLVNTGSKSVRKNYNRYYRERVDYFQEVFLKSGSGQISCRIDESYVKKLLGYFKNRA